The Haemophilus parainfluenzae genome window below encodes:
- a CDS encoding HI1450 family dsDNA-mimic protein, with product MTTDIQKLDPDAAIDLAYDIFLEMAGENLDPADIMLFNLQFEDRGAVEFVETADDWEQEIGVLIDPDAFAEVWVGLVNEKDEMDDVFAKFLISHQEEDREFHVIWKK from the coding sequence ATGACAACTGATATTCAAAAACTTGATCCCGATGCAGCGATTGATCTTGCTTATGATATTTTCTTAGAAATGGCGGGCGAAAATCTCGATCCTGCAGATATTATGCTATTCAACCTGCAATTTGAAGATCGTGGTGCGGTTGAGTTTGTCGAAACGGCAGATGATTGGGAACAAGAAATTGGGGTATTAATCGATCCTGACGCTTTTGCTGAAGTTTGGGTGGGATTAGTGAATGAGAAAGATGAAATGGATGATGTGTTTGCAAAATTCTTAATTTCACACCAAGAAGAAGATCGTGAATTCCACGTTATTTGGAAAAAATAA
- the hypE gene encoding hydrogenase expression/formation protein HypE, which produces MTDFITMAHGNGGATMQELIRDYFVEAFDNPILSQGEDQARIALQELNALGGTLSFSTDSFVIDPIFFPGGDIGKLAVCGTANDVAVCGAVPKYLSCGFILEEGLPLETLKKLIQSMAKACQSAGIQVVTGDTKVVQKGAIDKVFINTAGIGVIPNGLDWGVHRIQPGDQIIVSGTLGDHGATILNLRENLGIQTDLRSDCAVLAPLIDCIRPIEGVKAVRDATRGGVNAVLHEFAQAQKVGIQIDETVLPIRQEVRGICELLGLDALNFANEGKLVIVADKEKTAEILTALRCHPLGENAAVIGEVTTDGKVRAVGLFGQSRLLDLPRNEPLPRIC; this is translated from the coding sequence ATGACTGATTTTATTACAATGGCACACGGAAATGGTGGTGCCACAATGCAAGAGTTGATCCGCGATTATTTTGTCGAGGCATTTGATAACCCAATACTTTCACAAGGCGAAGATCAGGCTCGCATTGCTTTACAAGAGTTGAATGCTTTAGGTGGGACTCTGTCATTTTCTACCGATAGTTTTGTGATTGATCCGATTTTTTTCCCGGGTGGTGATATTGGTAAACTCGCCGTGTGTGGTACCGCTAACGATGTAGCGGTATGTGGTGCCGTACCAAAATATTTATCCTGTGGGTTTATTCTGGAAGAAGGCTTACCATTAGAAACTTTAAAAAAATTGATTCAATCTATGGCAAAAGCCTGCCAGTCAGCCGGTATTCAAGTGGTAACCGGTGATACCAAAGTGGTACAAAAAGGCGCGATAGATAAAGTGTTTATCAATACGGCAGGCATTGGTGTGATTCCAAACGGACTCGACTGGGGTGTACATCGCATTCAACCAGGTGATCAGATTATCGTGAGTGGTACTTTGGGTGATCATGGTGCAACCATTTTGAATTTACGCGAAAATCTTGGTATTCAAACGGACTTACGCAGTGATTGTGCTGTGCTTGCCCCGCTTATTGATTGTATTCGTCCGATTGAAGGGGTGAAAGCCGTGCGCGATGCGACCCGTGGTGGTGTGAATGCAGTACTGCATGAATTTGCACAGGCTCAGAAAGTAGGGATTCAAATTGATGAAACGGTATTACCAATTCGTCAGGAAGTACGCGGTATTTGCGAATTACTCGGTTTAGATGCGTTAAATTTTGCTAATGAAGGTAAATTAGTGATTGTGGCGGATAAAGAAAAAACAGCTGAAATTCTGACCGCGCTTCGTTGCCATCCATTAGGTGAAAATGCGGCCGTAATCGGCGAGGTAACGACTGATGGGAAAGTTCGTGCTGTTGGGCTTTTCGGTCAAAGTCGCTTGTTAGACTTACCGCGTAACGAACCTTTACCACGAATCTGTTAA
- the hypD gene encoding hydrogenase formation protein HypD, with protein sequence MQFVDEFRDPELAKSLLQRLQKIMEKQPHFTPENPLYLMEVCGGHTHTIFKFGLDRLLPKSIEFIHGPGCPVCVLPMGRIDVCIEIARRPEVIFCTFGDAMRVRGRLGSLLEAKAQGADVRIVYSPLDALNIASNNPDKKVVFFSLGFETTMPSAAITLQQAKKQQVKNFFVVCQNITIIPTLHSLLSQGQVKIDGFIAPGHVSMVIGSEPYQELCDTYHKPFVITGFEPLDILQAILMLVTQIAEQRCEVENQYKRIVHQHGNMLAQQAISEVFRLKASSEWRGLGEIAESGVELTDDYQCFDAEAYFACQPHQVADDPDSRCGDVLIGKCKPADCPLFAKKCNPDNAYGALMVSSEGACAAYYQYRRE encoded by the coding sequence ATGCAGTTTGTTGATGAGTTTCGTGATCCTGAACTGGCAAAAAGTCTGTTGCAGCGACTACAAAAAATAATGGAAAAACAACCGCACTTTACGCCAGAAAATCCGTTATATCTAATGGAGGTCTGCGGCGGACATACGCATACCATTTTTAAATTTGGACTAGATCGTCTATTACCCAAAAGTATTGAGTTTATTCACGGTCCAGGCTGCCCAGTATGTGTCTTACCGATGGGGCGAATTGATGTTTGTATTGAGATTGCTCGTCGCCCAGAAGTCATTTTTTGTACTTTCGGTGATGCCATGCGAGTACGCGGACGTTTAGGCTCATTATTAGAAGCCAAAGCACAGGGCGCAGATGTTCGAATTGTTTATTCACCGCTTGATGCATTGAATATCGCATCAAATAATCCAGACAAAAAAGTGGTGTTCTTTTCACTTGGTTTTGAAACGACTATGCCAAGTGCCGCAATTACCTTGCAACAAGCGAAAAAACAACAGGTAAAAAACTTTTTTGTGGTATGCCAAAATATTACTATCATCCCGACATTACACAGCTTATTGTCGCAAGGACAAGTCAAAATTGACGGCTTTATTGCGCCCGGTCATGTCAGCATGGTAATTGGTTCTGAACCTTACCAAGAATTGTGTGACACCTATCATAAGCCTTTTGTGATCACTGGTTTTGAACCTTTAGATATCCTACAAGCAATTTTAATGTTGGTAACACAGATTGCTGAACAACGCTGTGAAGTGGAAAACCAGTATAAACGCATTGTACACCAGCATGGCAATATGTTGGCTCAACAGGCAATCAGTGAAGTATTCCGCTTGAAAGCCAGCAGCGAATGGCGTGGATTGGGCGAAATTGCAGAGTCTGGCGTAGAACTGACAGATGATTATCAATGCTTTGATGCAGAAGCGTATTTTGCTTGTCAGCCACACCAAGTTGCTGATGATCCAGATTCTCGCTGTGGTGATGTATTAATCGGCAAATGTAAGCCGGCTGATTGCCCATTATTTGCTAAAAAATGTAATCCAGACAATGCTTATGGTGCGTTGATGGTGTCTTCCGAAGGGGCATGTGCGGCCTATTATCAATACAGACGGGAATAA
- the hypB gene encoding hydrogenase nickel incorporation protein HypB translates to MCTTCGCGHPDQVRIGELPHVHHDSNAQHATKLPNFSHSSFRMPDSPQQDETQQRLLKVEQDILGANNQLADMNRRFFANQHILALNLVSSPGSGKTTLLTTTLNALKNDYPCYVIEGDQQTENDADRIRQTGVPAIQVNTGKGCHLDAQMIGNALVKLQPQENSLMFIENVGNLVCPSEFDLGEHAKVVILSVTEGEDKPLKYPHMFAASKLMILNKVDLLPYLNFDVEKCIAYAKQVNPTIQVIQLSSQSGEGLQQWLDWLKAQER, encoded by the coding sequence ATGTGTACAACCTGTGGCTGTGGCCATCCAGACCAAGTCAGAATCGGAGAATTACCGCATGTTCATCATGATTCCAATGCGCAACATGCAACAAAACTGCCTAATTTTTCTCACTCCTCCTTCCGTATGCCAGACTCTCCACAACAAGATGAAACTCAACAACGATTGCTGAAAGTAGAGCAAGATATTCTCGGCGCAAATAATCAATTAGCCGATATGAATCGTCGTTTTTTTGCCAATCAGCATATTTTGGCACTTAATCTTGTTTCAAGTCCTGGTTCAGGCAAAACAACCTTATTGACGACTACGTTAAATGCATTAAAAAATGACTATCCTTGTTATGTGATCGAAGGGGATCAGCAAACAGAAAACGATGCGGATCGTATTCGTCAAACCGGTGTGCCGGCAATTCAAGTCAATACAGGTAAAGGATGTCACTTAGATGCACAAATGATTGGTAATGCATTAGTGAAATTGCAGCCACAGGAAAATAGTCTGATGTTTATTGAAAATGTCGGAAACCTAGTCTGCCCATCAGAATTTGATTTAGGCGAGCACGCCAAAGTGGTGATCTTATCCGTGACAGAAGGTGAAGATAAACCGCTAAAATATCCGCATATGTTTGCGGCTTCTAAATTAATGATTTTAAATAAAGTTGATTTACTGCCGTACTTAAATTTTGATGTGGAAAAATGTATTGCTTATGCAAAACAAGTGAATCCAACAATTCAGGTCATCCAATTGTCTTCTCAAAGTGGAGAAGGATTACAGCAGTGGCTAGACTGGTTAAAAGCGCAAGAACGATAG
- the hypA gene encoding hydrogenase maturation nickel metallochaperone HypA translates to MHEMSLCQNIMEIIDQQQKKHEIHEVTDIWLEIGALSCVEQSAIEFCFEIMRKDTVAENCQLHFIHLPAIAWCWQCQKEVEIEAYQDCCPHCHSACLQRRSGTEFRVKEIAVK, encoded by the coding sequence ATGCATGAGATGTCTCTCTGTCAGAATATTATGGAAATTATTGATCAACAACAGAAAAAGCATGAAATCCATGAAGTGACAGATATTTGGCTAGAAATTGGGGCACTGTCTTGTGTCGAGCAAAGTGCGATAGAATTTTGCTTTGAAATTATGCGCAAAGATACCGTTGCTGAAAACTGTCAGTTACATTTTATTCATTTACCTGCGATTGCATGGTGCTGGCAATGTCAAAAGGAAGTTGAGATTGAAGCCTATCAAGATTGCTGTCCACATTGTCACAGTGCATGTTTACAACGTCGAAGTGGTACCGAATTTAGAGTGAAAGAAATTGCCGTAAAATAG
- a CDS encoding MerR family transcriptional regulator yields the protein MKIGQLANIVGCTVEAVRFYEKQGLIEPAKRTSGNFRVYTEEHLKQLSFICYCRSLDISLKEIKMLLNPQCATQEQEREINELLDRHIREVSKRIHELAHLRIRLIQLKGKCSHFEQNNDLMNTLLEHSGINFVPLK from the coding sequence ATGAAAATTGGTCAATTAGCCAATATCGTTGGCTGTACGGTGGAAGCCGTACGTTTCTATGAAAAGCAAGGATTAATCGAACCCGCCAAGCGAACGAGCGGTAATTTTCGCGTTTATACGGAAGAGCATTTGAAACAACTTTCTTTTATTTGTTATTGCCGTAGTTTGGATATTTCACTAAAAGAAATCAAAATGTTGCTCAATCCTCAATGTGCTACTCAAGAGCAGGAAAGAGAAATCAATGAGCTGCTAGATCGACATATTCGAGAAGTGTCAAAACGGATCCATGAATTGGCTCATTTACGAATTCGCTTAATTCAGCTCAAAGGCAAATGTAGTCACTTTGAGCAAAATAATGATTTAATGAACACTTTATTGGAGCACAGTGGCATTAATTTTGTGCCGCTAAAATGA
- a CDS encoding DUF4198 domain-containing protein — protein MKKTALFITALFGASLANAHNVWLEPVKDAKGQYVVKFGHEETETYPQSKLKAVRLLDAKGQLQNATVNFKEGEAHFAAPDAAIAFIRFDNGVWSKLPSGKYVEKTKQQAPEAVLSVNPIKFGKAILHWDAQANKSHNMDYELIPQSEPKAGQPLDILVLVKGKPVQGIKVGLGEDHPFNLTNEKGIAQFTPKAGYNKVWAEFDEPVKENPDYTERSVEYMLTFDAK, from the coding sequence ATGAAAAAAACAGCATTGTTTATTACTGCACTATTCGGTGCTTCACTCGCTAATGCGCATAATGTTTGGTTGGAGCCTGTTAAGGATGCAAAAGGGCAATATGTGGTTAAATTTGGTCATGAGGAAACTGAAACCTATCCTCAAAGCAAATTAAAAGCAGTACGCCTACTCGATGCTAAGGGCCAATTGCAAAATGCCACAGTGAACTTTAAGGAAGGCGAAGCACACTTTGCCGCACCTGATGCAGCCATCGCATTTATTCGCTTTGATAATGGTGTTTGGTCAAAATTACCAAGCGGTAAATATGTCGAAAAAACCAAACAACAAGCACCTGAAGCTGTACTTAGTGTTAACCCGATCAAATTCGGTAAAGCAATTTTACACTGGGATGCTCAAGCAAATAAATCACACAACATGGATTATGAATTAATCCCTCAAAGTGAACCAAAAGCAGGACAACCACTCGATATTCTCGTGTTAGTAAAAGGTAAACCTGTACAGGGCATCAAAGTAGGTTTAGGCGAAGATCACCCATTCAACTTAACCAATGAAAAAGGTATCGCACAATTCACCCCTAAAGCGGGTTATAACAAAGTTTGGGCTGAATTTGACGAGCCAGTTAAAGAAAACCCTGACTATACCGAACGCAGTGTTGAATATATGCTGACTTTTGATGCGAAATAA
- a CDS encoding carboxypeptidase regulatory-like domain-containing protein: MKRVVFLTALFTLLCAPSALAHSLHVFAQYDGRTVSGKAYYSDMTPAAETYMEILQAGQDSPLLEGKTDRDGQFAYPINTTAEGAIKVVIEGEEGHRASIVANRVSAQATNNNDNALMLVREDISKLKDKIYLHDIIGGIGYIVGIFGLWALIRASKMTRASQSKER, encoded by the coding sequence ATGAAAAGAGTTGTATTTTTAACCGCACTTTTCACCTTGCTGTGCGCGCCATCAGCATTGGCTCATAGTTTGCATGTTTTTGCACAATATGATGGACGCACAGTCTCTGGCAAAGCCTATTATTCCGATATGACTCCAGCGGCAGAAACCTATATGGAGATTTTGCAAGCTGGCCAGGACTCCCCTCTATTGGAAGGCAAAACAGATCGAGATGGGCAATTTGCCTATCCTATCAATACCACTGCCGAAGGTGCCATTAAAGTAGTGATAGAAGGTGAAGAAGGACATCGAGCCTCAATTGTTGCCAACAGAGTATCTGCGCAAGCCACTAATAACAATGACAATGCATTGATGTTGGTCCGCGAAGATATTTCTAAATTAAAAGACAAAATTTACCTACACGATATTATTGGTGGTATCGGTTATATTGTTGGCATTTTCGGCTTATGGGCATTGATTAGAGCCTCAAAGATGACACGTGCATCGCAATCTAAGGAAAGATAA
- the cbiM gene encoding cobalt transporter CbiM, translating into MHLSEGVLHTPVLLGGAAVALACVMIGLKRLNSQQLPLTALFAAAFFVAGTIHVPVGIGSVHLILNGMAGLFLGWAVFPAFLIALVLQALLFSFGGFAVLGVNLCIMALPALFVHWLFAKRLENDNSRRTQITAGIGAGLIGVGGSALLASLVLALDGGKAYSDLIMLLVISHIPVFIIDSIVSVGVVLLLNKMYPTALSVVK; encoded by the coding sequence ATGCATTTATCGGAAGGTGTGTTGCATACACCCGTATTGCTTGGTGGTGCAGCTGTTGCATTAGCCTGCGTAATGATTGGTCTTAAACGTCTTAATTCGCAACAATTGCCGCTAACGGCATTGTTTGCCGCTGCTTTTTTTGTTGCAGGTACCATTCATGTACCAGTTGGCATTGGCAGCGTGCATCTCATCTTAAACGGCATGGCCGGCCTGTTTCTCGGGTGGGCCGTTTTCCCTGCTTTTTTAATCGCATTGGTATTACAAGCCCTGCTCTTTTCCTTCGGGGGATTTGCTGTATTAGGTGTCAATTTATGCATAATGGCATTACCTGCCCTTTTTGTACATTGGCTATTTGCAAAAAGACTTGAAAATGACAATTCCCGTCGAACTCAAATTACTGCAGGTATTGGTGCTGGCCTGATCGGCGTTGGCGGCTCAGCCTTGCTCGCCTCTTTAGTCTTAGCTCTAGATGGTGGTAAAGCTTACAGCGATCTGATCATGCTGCTGGTAATATCACATATTCCTGTGTTTATTATCGACAGTATCGTCAGTGTCGGGGTGGTCTTATTGTTAAACAAAATGTATCCAACAGCACTCAGTGTGGTGAAATGA
- a CDS encoding energy-coupling factor transporter transmembrane component T family protein, with amino-acid sequence MNFLAIFQPHLRLIYVFLCGLIVSTMTHISTLISLNLIVFSGLLITLIRYQKSLAGYFKYWLKLNLFTLLVWLTLSWKITEQGLTLNPMGIQLALLITLRFNLILSLTRLLLIDMNESLLLQALCRLPLPEKLLHLFVLTVRYISVFSEVHKKMDMAMRARGYQPKLNGRTLFIAAQRVALLLIHALVKAEKTEMALKARGFQLHDVKKTQDKS; translated from the coding sequence ATGAATTTTCTTGCTATTTTTCAACCGCACTTACGATTAATTTATGTGTTTTTGTGTGGACTTATCGTCAGCACAATGACACATATTTCAACGCTTATTAGCCTTAATCTGATCGTATTCAGCGGATTACTTATTACGCTAATTCGCTATCAAAAATCCCTTGCCGGTTATTTCAAATATTGGCTGAAACTAAATCTCTTTACTCTACTCGTTTGGTTAACCTTAAGCTGGAAAATCACCGAACAAGGCTTAACATTAAATCCAATGGGCATTCAGCTCGCGCTACTCATCACGCTACGTTTCAATTTAATTTTAAGCTTAACTCGCCTCTTGTTAATTGATATGAACGAGAGCCTTTTATTGCAAGCATTGTGTCGTTTGCCATTACCTGAAAAACTACTTCACCTCTTTGTTCTCACTGTGCGCTATATTTCAGTGTTCAGTGAAGTACATAAAAAGATGGATATGGCAATGCGCGCGCGCGGATACCAGCCAAAACTTAACGGCAGAACCTTATTTATCGCCGCGCAACGTGTGGCATTATTATTAATTCATGCTCTCGTTAAAGCAGAAAAAACAGAAATGGCGCTAAAAGCCCGTGGTTTTCAGCTGCATGATGTGAAAAAAACACAGGATAAATCTTGA
- a CDS encoding energy-coupling factor ABC transporter ATP-binding protein, translating into MNVLEVKQLQIMRDQRMIIDNLSFELPEGHRLFLQGDIGCGKSTLLHCLLGFIPYQQGEISWFDNTCRQEKDFVPLRGKVGICFQHASDQLFGPTVLDDVAFGPLNQGLNRNEAYQIALQQLERLNIVRLKDRSVNTLSGGEQNFTALAGVLAMQPKVLLLDEPTNGLDAKNIAKLTALLRELQLPMLIASHDLRFSETLADSCLSLATDNDS; encoded by the coding sequence ATGAACGTCCTTGAAGTCAAACAATTACAGATCATGCGCGACCAACGCATGATTATTGATAACCTTTCTTTTGAACTCCCTGAAGGTCATCGCCTTTTTTTACAAGGTGATATTGGTTGTGGGAAATCAACCCTATTACACTGCCTATTAGGCTTTATCCCATACCAACAAGGAGAGATTAGCTGGTTCGACAACACCTGCCGCCAAGAAAAAGATTTTGTACCACTACGTGGAAAGGTCGGCATCTGTTTCCAACACGCGAGCGATCAACTTTTTGGTCCAACCGTACTTGATGATGTGGCATTTGGTCCACTTAATCAGGGCTTGAACAGAAATGAAGCCTATCAAATTGCATTACAGCAACTAGAACGTCTAAATATTGTTAGGTTAAAAGATCGCTCAGTAAATACCTTATCTGGCGGTGAACAGAATTTTACTGCGCTAGCCGGTGTTCTGGCGATGCAGCCAAAAGTATTGCTGTTAGATGAACCAACCAATGGACTGGATGCAAAAAATATCGCCAAACTGACTGCACTTTTACGTGAACTACAGTTACCGATGCTTATTGCCTCACATGATTTACGCTTTAGTGAAACACTTGCGGATTCCTGTTTGTCTTTAGCCACAGATAATGATAGCTAA